The Epilithonimonas zeae genome contains the following window.
GCGGAATATATTCTAAACCATAGAATAAATCTTTTGGCAGATAAAAAACACCCTTTATATCCGTATCCGAATTTTCCGTCGCCAATCCGAAAGACTTGCTTCCGGAAATGGCTTCGAAAAGGATAAGGTTGTTTTGTTTTAAAAAATCGATAGTTATCATTTTTACGATTTTAATAATTCTACAAATATTCTTTCAGCTTCTGATTTATCAAGATTTCCTGCTCTCAAAGTTTTCGCTTTTTCTGAAAGATTTTCTATTTCTGATTTAAGATATTCGAAAAGTTCCCAATCTTGAGCGTGGAAATATTTTTCTCCGTTTTCAGATTTTACATTCAATAAAAATTGAACTTTATCAAATATATTTTTGGGTAACAAATCTAACATTTCGTGAAATATCACTGGCGGAAAAGTTTCTTTCTCAACGACCCATTTTGAAGCTAAAGTTGTTCTTAAACAATAGAAATAATCTTTAAGCTTCACTTCATCTTTGTTGCAAGATTCCAAATATTTTTTACTTATCGATAAATAATGGAAAACTACTGCGACAGGCGAAAAAGCTTCTTTTGCTAAAGGTAATATCTTTTCCAAAAATGCATCGTTTTTTACATAAAATATATGCGAATACAAATGCTCCAAAAGTGGAACGTTCGATTTGTTTAACAGATGAAAAGTTTTCTTCAAATCCCAACCAGAACCGTCCAAATCATCTTCCGTCATAAATTCTATCGTATCCCGTTTTTCCCAAGGCGAAAGATACCAGTCAACCGGATGTTTGTATATGAAACGTATATCGTAATCGCTGTCCGGAGACGCAAATCCCCAAGAACGACTCCCGGATTCTATCGCGAAAAGTATTTCTATATTTTTCTCTTTTTCAAGAGTTTTTAATTTATCTATTATTTTTGTTTTCATTGTTTTTATTTTTTAGGATAAAAAAATGCGTTACAGAATTTCGTTTGATAGAATCTTGAAATGATTTTTCAGAATAGAAATTTTTGTACTCTGAATATTTTCTAACATTATCTTCTGTCGTGATTTTTACCCAAATTTTAAATTGTTTTTTCTTTCTGGCTTTCTGAAATCGAACAAAATCATTTAATTGATTTTCAATTTCCTGTTTTTCAGTTTTGCGCCATTTTTTGTTTCCGATTCTTTTAAGAAATGGACGCAAATGTTTTGCATATTCGAATGAACGATATTTACCCTTGTTGTAGAGATTTTTCATAGTCAGTTTAAAGTTATGAAAGTAAGTATTTTATTTTCTAAAATTCTTCTTCCTCTTCCAAGGTGCATTCTTCCCAACATCGCCAGCCATAATACAACCGTAAGGTATCACTTCATCCAGAACTTCGCAAAGTCCGTATTCTTCGATTTGAGTTCTTACATTTTGGGCGCTTTTGTAGGCGCTTGGGAGTTCGGAGATGTCGATGTCGTTGGAGAAGAAACGGATGTCGAGACCTTGCGTTTCTTTGGCGAACACTTCATCGATGGTTTTGTGGGCCAGGGATTTTTTGTGTTGCGTTCTGCTGAAGTTTCTCCCGGCGCCGTGAGGAGCAAAACCTAAATTTCTGTCGTTGGTAGTCCCTTGAACAATCAATACAGGTTCCGCCATATTCAGAGGAATCAGTCTTGGGCCTGTAATATCCGGCAAAAATTTGTCGTCCAGCGGTGTTGCTCCTTTCGCGTGGTAGAATAAATCTCCATCTCTGAATACAAAATTATGTTCGTTCCAATATCTGTTTTGTTTTTCGATATTTAATTTTTCCAAAGTCGTATTATGAATGGATTCGTGGTTTTCTTTCGTCCATTTTCTGATTAATTGCAGAGCTTCCCAATATTGTTCTCCTTCCTCAGTTTCAAACGGAATCCAAGCATTTTCTTTCAACGTCTCAGGCGAAAGTTCCATTCGGAAACGGTTGGCGACTTTCATTCCTTTGTCGTACAATTTTGCACCAGGGGCTCTGGAACCGTGATGTGTTACGAGCATTGTGTTTCCTGTATTTTTGGAAATTCCAACAAACAGAAAGTGGTTTCCGTCACCCTGAGTTCCCATATGCGAACGTGCGATGCTGATGAGGTTTTCGTCATTCAGGAAAAGATTTTCTCTGAAAGCATCCATCAATTCCTGAGACATCGGCATTTGCTCACCTCGTGGTCTTCCGCCGTAACCAAAATGGGTTATAGAATGTGCTGTATCCAAAACATCTTTCGGATTCACTTTTCCAAAATCTGTCAACATTACAGAACAGCAGATATCTGCACTATGGAATCCGGGATGAATCGCATTTTTTGCTACGACAATACCACCAACAGGAATATGACCTTCGGGTCCGGTAGGGCAAGCATCCGGCATAATTGCACCACCAATCAAAGTCGGAGTTTTCATTAGGACATTCATTGTGTTAATGACTTTTTCTACGTTGTCATTTTCACTTTCATCTTCCGCTCGGATATTGATGATGAACTCTACAGGATTTTCTAATAATGAAATCGGTTCCGGAGATTTGAATTGTTCCAGATATTCTTTCATTTGAGTTTCATTAAGGTTATTTTCATTGATATATTCCAAAGCTTCAGCAAACCATTTTTTCGGTGTGAATCCTAAAGCTATTAAATCATTTCCTGTAATTGTTTTCATTTTTGTTTGTTTTGATGATGCAAAGTAATTGTACAAGTGCGCAATGTTTTTGCGTTGTTGAAATTATTTTAATTATTTTTGATAAAATTTTATTAAAATGATTTTAGAACAACTGAAAAACTCTCCGGGAACAATTGATTTCAAAGATGTCATTACTTTCATTGATGAAAATTATGATTTCACGCCAACAAAATTCACGAATGGAAATACAGTCAATGAAGCCAATCAAAATAATGGTTCGTGCAAGGTTTTCAGTTTTGCGAGATTGAACCAGTTTTCAAAAGAAGAGACTCTAGCCTTATTCGGAGATTTTTATAGAGATGATGTTTTACAAAATCCCGAAGGAACAGACCATCAGAATATCAGAAACTTCATTGAGTTTGGTTGGCAAGGAATTTCTTTTGAAGGAGAAGCTTTGAAGAGTAAATAAAATGGGAAAATTTCGATGGACAATTATTTTTAGTCTTTTTACACCGCTATTAGTTTTATTGGTTGTTTTTTTTATGGGAGGTGGGCATGGAACCTATTTACCATCAATTATTTTATTTCCTTTTGGAATGATTGGAACAACTTTTCAACAATCAATTACGGCTCTATTTACAATTTTAGGAATTGTTCAATTTCCTGTTTATGGATATTTGTTAGACATATTAAAACATAACAAATTAAAACACTTGATTTTAATTTTTCATATTCTGCTCGTAGTCATTATTTTAAATATTTCAAGTTACAAATAATAAATTCAAATGTCATCCAACAAAAACGCATTAATCCGCTATAAAACTCTCGATAAATGCCTTAAAAACAAATATCGGAAATATACACTCGATGATTTGATGGACGAATGTTCCGAAGCGTTGTTTGAGTTTGAAGGGAAAGAATCTTTTGTGAGCAAAAGAACGATTCAATTGGATTTGCAGAATATGCGAAGTGAAAAGTTCGGATATGAAGCGCCAATTGAGGTTTATGAAAAACGATTTTATCGTTACAGCGACCCAGATTACAGCATTCATCAGATTTCTGTGAATGAGAATGATTTGAAAGCGATGAATAATGCGGTTCAGATTTTAAAACAATTCAAGGATTTTTCTATGTTTAAGGAGATGAATGGTGTGATTCAAAAACTGGAAGATTCGATACAATCTACGAATCAGAAATCTATTATTCATCTCGATAAAAACGAACAATTGAAAGGTTTGGAATATATTGATATTTTATATGAAAGTATCTTGAACAAAAAGGTCTTGAAGATTTGTTACAAAAGTTTCAAAGCCAGAGAGATGAATATCCTTACGGTTCATCCGCAATTATTGAAAGAATATAATAACCGTTGGTTTTTAATTTGTTTTCATAAATCCAGTATGATGAATTTGG
Protein-coding sequences here:
- a CDS encoding nucleotidyltransferase domain-containing protein — translated: MKTKIIDKLKTLEKEKNIEILFAIESGSRSWGFASPDSDYDIRFIYKHPVDWYLSPWEKRDTIEFMTEDDLDGSGWDLKKTFHLLNKSNVPLLEHLYSHIFYVKNDAFLEKILPLAKEAFSPVAVVFHYLSISKKYLESCNKDEVKLKDYFYCLRTTLASKWVVEKETFPPVIFHEMLDLLPKNIFDKVQFLLNVKSENGEKYFHAQDWELFEYLKSEIENLSEKAKTLRAGNLDKSEAERIFVELLKS
- a CDS encoding RtcB family protein; the encoded protein is MKTITGNDLIALGFTPKKWFAEALEYINENNLNETQMKEYLEQFKSPEPISLLENPVEFIINIRAEDESENDNVEKVINTMNVLMKTPTLIGGAIMPDACPTGPEGHIPVGGIVVAKNAIHPGFHSADICCSVMLTDFGKVNPKDVLDTAHSITHFGYGGRPRGEQMPMSQELMDAFRENLFLNDENLISIARSHMGTQGDGNHFLFVGISKNTGNTMLVTHHGSRAPGAKLYDKGMKVANRFRMELSPETLKENAWIPFETEEGEQYWEALQLIRKWTKENHESIHNTTLEKLNIEKQNRYWNEHNFVFRDGDLFYHAKGATPLDDKFLPDITGPRLIPLNMAEPVLIVQGTTNDRNLGFAPHGAGRNFSRTQHKKSLAHKTIDEVFAKETQGLDIRFFSNDIDISELPSAYKSAQNVRTQIEEYGLCEVLDEVIPYGCIMAGDVGKNAPWKRKKNFRK
- a CDS encoding HopJ type III effector protein, with amino-acid sequence MILEQLKNSPGTIDFKDVITFIDENYDFTPTKFTNGNTVNEANQNNGSCKVFSFARLNQFSKEETLALFGDFYRDDVLQNPEGTDHQNIRNFIEFGWQGISFEGEALKSK
- a CDS encoding helix-turn-helix transcriptional regulator — translated: MSSNKNALIRYKTLDKCLKNKYRKYTLDDLMDECSEALFEFEGKESFVSKRTIQLDLQNMRSEKFGYEAPIEVYEKRFYRYSDPDYSIHQISVNENDLKAMNNAVQILKQFKDFSMFKEMNGVIQKLEDSIQSTNQKSIIHLDKNEQLKGLEYIDILYESILNKKVLKICYKSFKAREMNILTVHPQLLKEYNNRWFLICFHKSSMMNLALDRMEKIEVDENSVYIDKDFNADRYFGEVIGATVSETQRPQNVIFFIDRKHAPYVKTKPFHHSQEIVKEDESGTTFKICVQLNFELERMILGMGEFIKVLGPRKLKQRIAKSLKLASENYSSDELKN